One Gossypium arboreum isolate Shixiya-1 chromosome 13, ASM2569848v2, whole genome shotgun sequence genomic window, TCTCTTCCCTTTCGAagatttctttgagctgaaaaaaaCGACATACAATCAAACCCAAATCGgaaaaaatgctaaaaaaaaaagatgaaaatcATTCAAGTCTTTCAGTTTTGAGATTACCTTAAAAACACTTTTGGTTGCTTCAAAAAGGCTTTCTCGGTCtgcaaaaaagaagagaaaaaaaaacccaGAAAATGAGAAGCGAATAGAAGAGAGTAAGAGCGTGGAGAGAATGGATCAGAGAACGAACCTGTTCGGCCATGGTTGACGAGCTCTCTCTCGAGTGTGGCGCGGCTGCTGGCAAAGGGGCAGTGATAAAATGAGAGAGTTTTTGGTACCAGAAACCCTAGCTAATATCTAATAGTTCGGCTTTTATGTGGGATCAGCTTATAGAATTGGGCCTTCAAAATATTAGGTCCAAAACTGAACCTACAATAGGAAAGGGTAGGAATAAGAATCACATCATGtaagatatatttattttttgaattatccGGATTCGTAAAATTACTTAAAAATTGGTGGTATCTATTTGAAGATTTCGTTATAGTGGAGTCTCGTGGATCTTTTTAaatcaatatttttttaaaaagaaatacaaatCGGTCGTTGATCATGTCAAGTAGGATTTGTATTGAGAAAGGTAATTAATTTTAATACTAGAGAATGAGAGAAATAAATTTTTAGAGAAAAGTAACATATTTAGTAATTGGTTTAGTAGGTTCTAGGTcttgaaattttcacattttttttaaaaataatcttaTTATAGGTTTTGATCATAAATGCTATTTTTAACACAATACTTAGAAATACCCATAGCCCTACtaaacccataaataggaggaatGTGTTTTAGCATACTTAAACTCACATCTTCCTACATTGACAATAATACCCATGccaatcgagctaagactcaattggtaatttatatgatattttagatgatttgaataaaatattaaatttataatctGGTTTGAGAAAAAGTAAGGTCAGATAAAAAAATGAGTTAAGTGTTTGCTCTAATATTCAAAGTTCAAATTTGACATGTACACGGCACTAGTCGTGTCTTAACTTCTCTATTAAGTTCATAAAAgttaactttcaaaatttacaaatatttttaattttattctaattctaaaaaattcaaatatatatacacataaatatatataaaataagtaaattttgtcaaaagaataataataaatttaaattttatattaattttttaactaTTACGTTAATTTATCGTTTGTGATTTTAATGGGAATGATCGAAATAACTGAACTATGCACAGTAAGtgcttaaattctattttttagatgcttaaaatatatatttttatagctGGGAGAATATATGAGTAGCTTTtcctttttataattatttatacaaTGTTACAGTACaaatgttaaaaatatatattaagtcTATGTTTAAACACTTAATAATAGATAATTTgttgttaaattttttataaaactaCATTTTCTTGTAAACTTtagaaattaaaatgaatttaaacaaatttgagttattttattaattttaaatatgaaaagaTGCGggcaaaatttaatattttgttttgGACAAGTACATGTAATGCtaacatcatttaattaatagtaAAAGATAAATTTCAGGCAAAAcaccattttaaaaaaaaatttaaatcgttaaataataaatttaatatcgtgttttgagaaaaaaaattatgtactaaATTGAATATCAAAATCAAACTTAAGTAAcatcatattaaaataaaataaaatttaaattgtcaAACAATAAATTTAATATCGTGCTTTGAGAAAAATAAACTCTCGTGCTTTGAGAAAAATAAActatgtattaaattgaatatcAAATTTAAACTTAAGTAACAAACTAAATATCAAtagattttttaattttgatttaataaaatattttaatgtaattttatttATGGACGTATCtggaaatatagtaaaataagaaggGTCAATTTATCTAGAATGGTTATGGTATAACTTCTTTATTTTGTCTTATTTCACACAATAGAAAAAGGGTCAAACTATCATCCATTATTTATTAAAACCTTTTGAAATCATTACTTCAACTTTTAACTCAAAATAGCTGACTTCATCAAATCTCTACATTTTCTATATATAGGGTTAATTGCATTAATCTTATTCAAACTATGggtcaaattttaaattagtccctAAAACTCAAAGCATTCTAATTGAATCCTTAAATTAATGTATCTTTTTATCAACCTACCGATCAGTTTTAGTGTTACATTATAGTTTGTATTTGACATAGTTCCTTTTTAAACATGTATGACTTAATACATTTTCTAAACACGTAAAATCTAAGTTGATATTTAATGCAGTTTTAATATTCATTCAGAGCAGTATCGATCTAGAAATTGGTGCATAGTTTGAAAACGTTTAATGTAATTAACCCGTATATATACACGTATGtaattaaaatggttaatttttgcTATTAGTCCCTATCCTTtgcaaaaattttgaatttagtcattgtactttaatttaatcaattttagtccctatactacgcttggttaaatttaattaatagcCCTATACTATGTGTACAACTGTAGATTTAGTTCTTAttcttcattttaaaatttcaattttaacgCGAATGACAGTCGTTAAttcattaattgaatttttagcaAGTAATATATGAAAATAGCAAGCTAATATAATATCACACATATGATAATGTGCTTGGCACATCAGATTTTGAAAATAGCATAACTTAATGAGTTTAATGTGagaattgaaatttttaattttgaaaaatacaatgactaaaaatgaccaaattaaagtacaaaAACCAAATCTACAACTTTCATAAAACACGGGAACTAATcccaaaatttaacatttttaaattgGAAATTTTAATTTCACACGTATATGAAACAAATCGTCTCTTGATTCATGAGTAAGCTACATTACCAACCCTAAAGCCACACCAATTTCTTGGTAATGTACCCAAATAAAACAAgaaaattgatatgaaataaagAGGAAAAGGACCCAATAATTTAAGTCTAGGATAAAATTCCCAACCTACAACAAGGGCAATGGCCATTATTCTCTAGCCATGGGACCAAGCACCTAGAATGGAACCGATGGGCACATGGGGGTCGAACCAGGGTCTCACCAGCCTTGAACCTTTCCAAGCAAATCACACACTCATCATGCTCCAATGCCTTGCGGCTCAACTTCATCCAACCCAACCTCCTCTTTGATCCAAACACTTCTCTATGTAACTCCCCTTGAATCAAACATTTTCCATGCATGTGGTTCATAGTTTCTTTGCTATGTTGCCTGTTTTTCAATGCCCAAAACAGGGTAATAAGTGCCTAAACTAGTGATTtgttaaataaaaatcaaactaattagttgaattgagaattgatgaTTAGTCTGATTAAGGGtataaaaaactaaataaaaattaaatcgaTCGAAAACCAATTCAATAGTTGAAAATCATatatttgatttaaaattaaGGTATTCTCTAAGTTCACTTGATTGTAGAGATTAATCTTTTCGAGGTTTGTGGCTGtcatattattttgtttttttttcttgtatTAAAATTTGGAAAGGGTGTTTTgaagtaaaaataatattaacattTCAATCAAACTATTGCAAATCAATAACAAtatcttataaaaatttaaatttaatttatttcgaattaaagtataaaaataaattttaaaattttacgttGGATCTATTGATGAAGAGTATTCATCTATCCATAAGATGTGGAATCCATCGATGGGTTTAACCGGTATGGTAGTGTAGTTGTATCttgtatgtgtgtgtgtgagggCGTAAGTTGTACtcgaatatataaaaaatattttagcaTAGTATAAGGACCAAAACCATAATTTCACCTATTAAGAAAATCAACAAAACATCAAGCTGCTGTATTCAATATTCCAATCAGGTCTTTGCCATTTTAGTACCTTTTGGGTTCTGATTTTCTTTGAGATCTCAACCTTTCATCTAATCTTTCCTTAGCTTCCCTTGCTATTTCACCAAGCTTCTCATCATCATCTTCATACCCTTCAATTATTACCCTCCTCTGCTTCAATTAATTTCCGCAAATAAACCCAAAGTTTAAAATCACTATAAAAAtctgggaaaaaaaaaagaaaccgaATTACCTGAGAGAAAACAGAGCTATGAAGGGATTCATGGTTGCTTGTATACAAACAAAAAGAAGGTCTCCTCGTGAACCCAAGAACCGAATCAGATGAACCGCCACTTTGATGGAACCGTCTTCTTCGAGCACATTCAACACCAGCTAGCATACCCGCCATTGAAAATCAAGAGGAAATTAAGATCGGTATCTTTTAAAACTGTAAAAAGGATTGTAGAGAAGAAAGGGGGATCAATTTGAATCTATAAAAAAACTAGAGAAATTTGGGTTTGGCACATGATAGGAGTATAGTGGGAAGCGGGTCCCCAacattgatttttgaaaaaacaaAAATCTTTTACTCAAtcatggaagaaaaaaaaaaagaagaattttGTGAGACGTTACTGTGAAATTGGAAGAAGTCCAATATTATGCATTATAatgtataataattaaataagcaAAAAGGttgaagaagaaaacaaaaatggCAAAGTACATAGTGGGGAAAAAAGTAAAGGAAATTAAGGAGGGAAAAGGAAATTTCATGGCAACTTCCCAATGGAATTTTGCTGATCATGCCTAAAAAATTTTAATGCATTTATGGttgaaaagtttttaattgaataaataggTAAGTAATggcaaaaaaaaaatagatagttaaatatttttaagttttataaattatttttgtttttactaTAAAAAGTCAATTTATTGGAATATTTTACACTAGTTTTCCTTTTGGTGTAAATTTTAGTTATTCTCTCCCCAATCTATAAAAAACTGAATAATACTTTTCAACGCACTCGAATTCACATTCTTTTATATTCAGGGGCAAAGCTAGGAGGTGGCAGGGTCCTCGGCccccttaaaatgtaaaattatttttaatttttttaaaaaaatttaaattagtaacggtaaaattgtactttggcctccttaaaattataaaaatttaatttaatcctttaaaaattataaatatataaattataaaaaattaaaatttcattcgaccCCCTAAAAAATTATTCTAGCTTCACTCTTGCTTGTATTGGCAACAACGCCCATAACAAACGAGTTAATTCTTAATCGATTAGTTTGTATTAGTCGAATATATACATCTTGATAAATTGTATCAATACCACCCAAAAATAGCATATCTTACTTCAGTGAATTAAGTATAATTGAAATACTTCAAACCCTTGATAATAcatgtttaaaataaaatatgaatgcCTCGAACCCATACTCTCCTGTCAGCATTATAAtgcttttaatataaaataataagctAAATCTATATACCTATATGTGAAGGAAAGGTTTAAAGTGTCTTCCTCGTTTTAACACATGACACATGCTTACCATcccaatttttcattttataaaagtgattaattttcagttttattttttctaatatgcttaaattttatatttaatcttTATAATCTTCCTTATGCTAACACATAATATACACCCGCcatactcttttcttttctttttatttatttataaaattggctaatttttagttttgatcctaatatgcttaaatttaatatttaatcattatattttaaattctaacatAAACTGGTATCTTGTATtcttataatattaataattaattcaaataGTTGATATCAttaacttttcaattaaaatgttatgcagttatatataatttgaaagctgaattttaaatccaaaaaatagaatgattaaattcttgaaaataaaaggggactaaatttcaaatgtacTAAATATAGAGACTTAGAGCCACTGTTGTTTGAACCGGACTGACCAATCGAATCGAAACTAGCAGAGGTGTTGGTTCGGTAAGAGGCACCAAACTAGTTGATTCGCAAATCAATATGGACCGGTTAAACCaaattaaaaaatcaattgaaataattttttattttttaaatatttttattttataatttttgaatgatttatttaatgAAGGCACATGTATCATAATTGATTTCTTTAATTAACAATATAATTAGCTAATATAAAATGTATATTAAAATGAAAGTAAGGGTTTATTGAATAATTATTTATACACCAACTATATGTACCAAATATCATGATTGAAGAGGAATCCAAAAAAGGGAGAAGAGATGTGTCATCCCTCACTCATTGCATCATATATTTCCACAATCATCAATTCCCTCATGTGACTGAAAAAAGATAAAGAGGGGACATTCCAACTTAATTTAAGTTGTAACCTAAAATTATTATTGGTTTAATATAAAAGTTGTTACTATATGTTTTGGTACATAAAATTATCGGTATTAATATTTTAGTATTTACTTTAAGTtttagggttgatttgattaaaattttgaattatttaatatcaaaataactttaaaacctAAATTAAATCACATTTACGAGATTGTATTTGACAAACCAAAcgtaaaattaaacaaatttacaATTAACACTAAGTTTATTCTATTAACAAAATTACGAAAAATTCAAATCAAATAATaccaaaatttataacttttttcAGATATAAGTATTAGATTGGACCAAAAATAAGACATGCACTATATTAGAAAAAATGTCAAACCCGAATACCAAATTATATATTAAGCCATTATTATTAGATTATACTCAGCATAAGgtgaaaaaatataataaatatgtttatgtattattttttaacaattttattataagttCGATCATATCTATTTTTTTGACACGATGCCTTAGAACTATCCATAGCCCATCCCCAATTCATAAATAAGAGTATAATGTCTCTCAGCGCATTCAAACACACGTTCTCCTGTATTGATAACAGTGTTCATGCCGATTGaactatattatatatttaaatacacttgaatttatattttctaaattgtTAGAACAATAATGAAGCGAAATAAGAGAaaatcaatatttattttattttcaatagtaatctcaattaaaaattattattttattatagttAAACCTAAAAATTTACTGAAAATACTTCTCAAATatgttttttttagtttttttatatttttaaatatttttaaaattaaaaagtaaataatGGGAAAATAACCCAAAATCTAACTTACCTTTATATACTATATATTCATTTGTTTTAATATCCCAAAATAATCGCATAAATAACCCCaaaaaatcatattatttataCAGAGCATAAATACAGGCACAACGAATTTGCAAAATCACAAGAAATCGTAAAATCATTATTTTCCATTGATTTTTCCCCCTAAAATACCCAAAACACCCATCCCTCGATTTCAGAAGTTCAGGTTCCTCCGTTCTCATTTCCGTACCATTCGCGTCATTTCCGTAATTTCACACCATTCCGATTCTCTATCCCACTCCTCCttatcattttaaaaataataaataaaattttcttgtatttctcTCTTtttagagaaaaagaaaaaagagaaaacaaTGAGCGGCGACAACGAATCAACTTCTCCGATTTCACCAGCATCTCTAAAACAAAAACTGAAATCATCTTTCCGTCTTCCATGGCAACGCCACCAAAACAACCAACGCTTGGCGGCAAGTGCCTCAATGACACCACCGAGCCCTAAGGCTGACGACAACAATAGTCCGAGGCTGACGTCTTCTACGTGGCTTAAGTCGCCGGAATTTAAAGACAAGTACCGCAATTTGATTAATCGCATTGGAAACGGTCACCGTCATAGCCACAGTCATAGTCTTGGTAGACGAAACTCGGCGGAATTTCGATACGATCCGTCGAGTTACGCTTTGAATTTTGACGAAGGATGCGATGATAGCCAATTCGATGAGTTCCCTTTTAGGAACTTTACTGCTAGGTTACCGCCATCTCCAACTACAAATCATAATTCTAGGGAAATCGCCGCTTAGCTCAAATCAAAATTTGAGAATAAATAAGGTGCTTTAATCGGTTTTTCATtttgttaatattttttaaaattttgcatggaaaatttcacatatttattaaaatatgatC contains:
- the LOC108461904 gene encoding uncharacterized protein LOC108461904 isoform X2 yields the protein MAGMLAGVECARRRRFHQSGGSSDSVLGFTRRPSFCLYTSNHESLHSSVFSQRRVIIEGYEDDDEKLGEIAREAKERLDERLRSQRKSEPKRQHSKETMNHMHGKCLIQGELHREVFGSKRRLGWMKLSRKALEHDECVICLERFKAGETLVRPPCAHRFHSRCLVPWLENNGHCPCCRLGILS
- the LOC108462440 gene encoding uncharacterized protein LOC108462440, which codes for MSGDNESTSPISPASLKQKLKSSFRLPWQRHQNNQRLAASASMTPPSPKADDNNSPRLTSSTWLKSPEFKDKYRNLINRIGNGHRHSHSHSLGRRNSAEFRYDPSSYALNFDEGCDDSQFDEFPFRNFTARLPPSPTTNHNSREIAA
- the LOC108461904 gene encoding uncharacterized protein LOC108461904 isoform X1; the encoded protein is MAGMLAGVECARRRRFHQSGGSSDSVLGFTRRPSFCLYTSNHESLHSSVFSQQRRVIIEGYEDDDEKLGEIAREAKERLDERLRSQRKSEPKRQHSKETMNHMHGKCLIQGELHREVFGSKRRLGWMKLSRKALEHDECVICLERFKAGETLVRPPCAHRFHSRCLVPWLENNGHCPCCRLGILS